From the genome of Arthrobacter russicus:
GACGTCGAAATTGACCCGTGGCGCGGTCCCGCCCGAACCAGGCGCATCCAACAAGACCAGTGGGCCGGTGGCCGCCAATTCGGCCAAGAACTGTTCGCTCGGCGCATCCACCAACAGACCGGCCGGCCGGAGCGCGAGGAGCTTGCGAACATCCCGCACCGCCGGGAACCGGCCATTCCCGGTGACCGAAAGCAACAGTTGGTAGTCCGGACCGATCGCCGCACGGATCCCGGTGATCACTTGCGAATAGAACGCGTTCGAAATGTCCGGGGCAATCAGGATCACGAAATTCCCGGCTCCGGTGGCCAGCGAACTGCCCGCACTGTCGACGACGTATCCCAATTCGGAGATCGCTTCGGCCACCCGGGCCACGATCTCCGCCGACACCCGGCCGGAGGTTTTCCCATTGGCCACCAGCGAAACCGTCGCGGTGGACACCCCGGCCTTCGCTGCGACCTCGGCAGCCGTGACCCGGGGCGCCCGGGCGGGCGGTGTCGGGGCCTTGCCCGGACCGGACTGCGGAGAAACCATAGAGCGATGGTAGCCCGGATCATCGGTTCGGACCGGACCCGGACGATCGGTAGTTAAGCGTTTGACGCCCGACTCCCGCGAGTGCGAGACTACCCAAGAACACCGAAGAAGATGTGGAAAGAGCGTGAGCCGCGGCAATGCCCCCAGTAGCCGAATCCAAGACCGTGAAGAAGATCATCCTGGACTGCGATCCCGGGCATGACGACGCCGTCGCCTTGTTGCTCGCACACGGAAACCCGGAGATCGAGCTGCTTGCCGTGACCACGGTAGTGGGCAACCAGACTTTGCCGAAGGTGACCCGGAACGCCCTTGCCGTGGCTGCCGTGGCCGGAATCACCGGGGTCCCTTTCGCGGCCGGTTGCACCCGCCCGCTGATCCGGGACATCCAGGTCGCCCCGGACATCCACGGCGAGTCCGGTCTGGACGGACCGCTGCTTCCCGAACCGGAGATCGAGCTCGACGCCCGGCACGCGGTCGATCTGATCATCGAAACCGTGCTCGCGCACGAGCCGGGGACCATAACCCTAGTGCCGACCGGCGGATTGACCAATATCGCGATGGCCGCCCGCAAAGCCCCGGAAATCATCGGACGGGTGAAAGAAGTCGTCTTGATGGGCGGCGGTTACCATGTGGGCAATTTCAGCGCGGTGGCCGAATTCAACATCGCGATCGATCCGGAAGCCGCACATATCGTGTTCAACGCCGGTTGGCCGGTGGTCATGGTGGGCTTGGACTTGACCCATCAGGCGCTGGCCACCGCAGAAGTGGCCGCGCAGATCGCCGCCGTAGGCACCGCGCCGGCCCGGTTCGTCGGCGAACTGCTGGAGTTCTTCGGGCAGGCCTACAAAGACGTGCAGGGGTTCGAGGCGCCACCGGTGCACGACCCTTGCGCGGTGGCCTACGTGATCGATCCGAGCATCGTGAAGACCCGCAGAACCCCGGTCGACATCGAGCTGGCGGGCGGCCTCACCCGCGGCATGACCGTGGCTGATTTCCGAATGCCTGCCCCGGAGGACTGCCGCACATCGGTCGCCGTGGAATTGGACCACGGCAGGTTCTGGGCGCTCGTTGTCGACGCGCTGGAACGGATCGGCGAGCGATGAGCACACCGACGAACCCGGCAAGACGCCCGGTGGCCACCTTGATGGTGGCCTTGCTCACCGCCTGCGTCGCGTTCCAGCTCAATGCCAGCATGCTCAGCCCGGCGCTGCTGAGCATGGGTCAGGAACTGAAGGCCGACCAGTCCGTGATCGGTCTGAGCCAGACCTCGTTCTTCACCGCGGCCGCGGTATTTTCTCTGTTCCTGCCCCGGCTGAGCGATATCGTCGGCCGGCGCAGGATCCTGGTCGTGATGATGGTCTTGATGGGTCTCGGCTCCGTGGTCAGCGCCTTGGCCCCTGATGTCAGCTGGCTTTTCGTCGGACGGATCATCCAAGGCGTGAGTGGCCCGACCGTGCCGCTCTGCCTGATCATGCTGCGCAGCGAAGTCAAGGACGCAAAATCCTACGGCACCTTGCTCGGTGTGATCACCGCGGTCAACGGCGGCGTGGCCGGCGTGGATTCGTTCGTGGGCGGATTCATGGTGGAGCACTTCGGCTTCCGCAGCATCTTCTGGCTGATGGTGGTGCTTGCCGCGGTGGCCGTGCTGCTGGTCCGCACCCTGACCCCGGAATCCCGGCCCGGGGCAGGCACCCGGATGGACTGGGTGGGCGTCTTCTTCATCGTGGTCGCCGTGGGAGCACTGCTCACCGCACTCAACGAGGCCGCCAAACTGGCCGGCGCCTTCGACATCGGGACGCTCAGCTTCGCGCTGCTCCTTTTGCTCCTGGCACTGGCCGGGTTCGCCGGGTTCTGGTTCACCGAGAAGCGCTCCAGCCACCCGATGGTGGAGATCCGGCATTTGCGCCAACGCGCCACCTGGGCGCCGCTGCTCACTACGACCCTGACCATGACCGGGATTTTCGCGATCATCAACGGCATCGTGCCGGCCTACGTGCAAGCTACCGGCCCGGGCTTCGGCGTCGGACCGACCGAAATGTCACTGTTGATCCTGACCCCTTACGCTTTGCTCGGCTGGCTCGTCGGCCCGTTCAGCGGCCGGCTGGCTCCGGTCTTCGGCTACACCAGAGTATTGCGGATCGGCTTGGCCGGAAGCCTGTTGGCCTTGGCCCTGATCGGCTTCTTCGGACTCAACAGCCTGCCCTTGATGGTCGCCGGAACCGCACTGCTAGGCATCGCCTATGCCGGTTGCGTGAATATCATGCTCAATGGCCTGGGCGTGTTGCTCTCGCCCGCAGGAAACCCCGGATTCCTCCCCGGCATGAATGCCGGAGCCTTCAACCTCGGTGCCGGACTGAGCTTCCTGGTGATGCCCACGCTGTTGGTCAGTCTGGCACCGGTAGGCGGCGGTGCGGCATACTTCGCAGTGGTGCTGATCGGGATCGCGACCACCGCCGTCGCACTGGCCACATCGTTCCTGATCCCGAAACCCGTCGCAGCCGAGGTGTCCGCATGAAACCCAGCAAGAAAATCGTCGTCGTCGGTTCACTCAATGCCGACCTGACGATTTACTGCGAACGGCTGCCGCAACCCGGGGAAACCATCCACGGAACCGACTTCAGGGTGCTGCCGGGTGGGAAAAGCGCGAATCAGGCAGTGGCCGCCGGCCGGTTGGGCGCCGAGGTGGCCCTGATCGGCGCGATCGGCGACGATCCGAACGGACAGATGCTGCGCGAGTCCGTGAGCGCCGCCGGGGTCGACGTCAGCAGTTTGCGCATCGTCCCGGAGCCCACCGGAGTGGCAGTGATCTCGGTGGACCGGCAGGGTGAGAACAGCATCATCATTTCGGCCGGCGCCAACGGGGTGCTCCGGCCGGAGGATCTGCCGGCCGCAGCCTTCGAAGACGCCGCGGTGCTCTGCCTCTGCTTGGAGGTTCCGATGGAATCCGTGCTCGCGGCGGCCCGGGCCGGGCGACAAGCCGGGGCGACCGTGCTGCTCAACCTTTCGCCGTACGGACCGGTGCCCGAAGAGCTCCTGCAATTGACCGATGTGCTGCTGGTCAACGCGCACGAGGCTGCGGACCTGCTCGGCGCGGACCCGAGGCACGATTGGGATGCGGCACGCTCCGGTTTCCAGGCCCGCGGCATCCCCAGGGTCCTGGTCACGCTCGGCGGCGACGGCGCGGTGGTGCTCGATTCGACGGGCCCCCAGCCGGTGGTCGAAATCGATGCGTACCGGGTTTCGCCGATCGATACCACCGGCGCCGGCGACGCCTTCACCGGCGCGGCCGCTTTCCGGCTGGCCGATTCCGCCACGCTGCAGGATGCCGCACAGTTCGCCTCGGTGGCCGCGGCATTGGCGACCACCCGCAAGGGCGCGCAAGCGTCCTATCCGGATGCGGCCGAGGTCAACGCAGCACTGGCGTAATCCCAGTCGCCGCACGCCGCAGCATGCCGCTGATTTTGGTTGGCGCCGCGGAAATTTCCCCGGCTTCAGCCAAATTCGGCGGCCTACGGCTCAACCGGCGACCAGCGGCATATTGTCGATCAGCCGGACCGCTCCCACTTTGGCTGCGAGCACGGCCAATGCGGAGCCTTGGAACGGGCTGTCCCGGCAGTTTTCGGCAAGCGGTTCAAAGCTCTTCGGGTCGATCACCTCGAAATAGTCCAAATCCACGCCGGGCACACTGCGCACCAGATCCACTGCGGATTCCAGGTCCAGGGGCTCCCGGCGCTGCGCCCGGCCGACCAGCTCGCGGAGCGCCCGGGAAAGCACCAGGGACGCCTCCCGCTCCGGCGCGGAGAGGAACCGGTTCCGGCTGGAAAGCGCCAATCCGTCCGCGGCCCGGACCGTCGGCACCGGGACGATTTCCACCGGGAAGTTCAAGTCCGAAACCATCCGCTGCACCAAGGCCAACTGCTGTGCGTCCTTCTGCCCGAAATAGGCCCGGTAGCCGGCGCGGACCGTCGGCTGTGCCGCATGCAGGAGTTTCGAGACCACGGTGAGCGCCCCGTCGAAGTGGCCCGGCCGCGAAGCCCCTTCGAAGACCTCGCCCAAGGAACCGGCGGACACCCGGACCATCGGGGCTCCGTCCGGGTACATCTCCTCCGCCGAAGGCGCGAACACCAGGTCCACGCCCACGGATTCGAGCAGCTCGACGTCCGATTCCAGAGTCCGCGGATACCGTTCCAGGTCTTTCGCGTCCCCGAATTGCAACGGATTCACGAAAATCGAAACCACCGTAGCGGTCTCCGCCGCCACCGAAGTGGCCGCGAGCTCGGCGTGGCCGGCATGCAATGCGCCCATCGTCGGCACCAAGCCGAACGACGCTTGCCGGTCCGGAACATCGGCCAACAGTCGGGCACTTGCCGCACGCAGATCCGCTATGCTGCGGACCACGGTAATGGCCACTTATTCCTCCACTGAATCATCGTCATGCGCGGCCAGAGCCGCCTGGATCCGGCTCAATTGCGCAATCGTGAGCTTGCCCCGCTCCACAGCGCGCGCCGCGGTGATCCCCGCCATCGCGCGATAGGCGTCGAGCACCTCCGCAGAACTCTCCTGCAACGCGTCGACGTGCGCCCGGACAGTTCCGGCGTCGCCGCGGACCACGGGTCCGGTCAAAGCATTCTCGCCCGAACTCAGCGCATTCTCCAAAGCGGCCCGGAGCAATGGGCCGAGCATCCGTTCCGGATGTTCCACCCCGATGCTGCCCAGCAGCTCGGCTGATTGCGCTACCAGGGTGGCCAGGTGGTTCGCCCCGTGCGCCAGTGCCGCATGGTAGAGCGCCCGGTCGGCCTCCGCGATCGGCACCGGTTCCGCACCCATTTCCACCACCAGCGCCTGGGCGATCGGCAACATCGCGACGTCGGCGGTGACGCCGAAACTCGAATCCGGCAAGCGTGCCAAATCCAGACTGTGCCCGGTGAAGGTCATGGCCGGGTGGATCGCCAGCGGAATCGCCCCGGCGGCCCGCGCCGGTGCCAATACGCCGACGCCGAAACGGCCCGAGGTGTGCGCCACCAGCTGGCCGGCCTGCCAGGCGTCCACCGCGGCCAGTCCGGCCACGAGCGGCTGCAGGGCATCGTCCGGAACCGCCAGCAGCACGAGTTCCGCGCGCTCCACGATGTCCGGGATCTCCAGAATCGGAACCTGAGGGAGCAGCAGCTCGGCCCGGTCCCGGGAAGCTTCGGATACCGCGGACACCCCGACGACGGCGTGCCCGGCGGCGCGCAGGGCCGCACCGAGCACCGCGCCGACCTTTCCCGCACCGATCACGCCCACGCCCAGTCGTCCCGGCTTTCCCGATCGTTCGCTGGTCAATGTCGCTCAGTCATTTCCGCTCGGCTTTTCTGCTTGGTCATCCTGGCTTTGCATCCAACGTTCCGGTCGGGCCAGCCGTCGCGCTTTGGCGGCTCGGGCGGCTTGTGCCAAAAAGAGCTCGCGCGCTGTCGCCAAGTCCATATGGTGCACCACCGGCTTGACCGGCCCCGGGGTAGAGTGCAGCTCGAAATCCGCCAGGCCGAGCAGCCGTTGCACCGGGCCTTGGTTCAACTGCAAAGATTGGGTCCGCTCATGCGGAACCACTTGCAGATTCCGGAAGAATACGCCGTGCCGGCACAGCAAGGCTGTCTCGGTGGCCCGGAAAGCGTTGCGCCGCCAAGCGATCGGGTCGACCCAGCGGGCCCTGCCGGGCGAATGCCGGAACCCGCCGGCGGTGCCGGTGCCGCGCAGCGCGGCGGTGAACACATCGTGCGGATCCGGCACACCGGGATCGGCGAAAATCAGACCCAGCACCGCGAACACGTCTTGGAGATTGCCCACCGGCAGGAGCGTGCTGCGGTTTTCGTGTTGCGAATCCCCGTAGCCGGCGACATTGAGGTGGATCCGGTACCAGCCGAAAATCCGCCACACCGGCCCCTGGCTGATGCCCACGGCCTGCACCCGGCCGGGCGGGATGGTCTGCGCCCGGGTTTCCAGCAGCCCGTAGTGCAGGCGCACGCCGTCCGGCGAGGTCGCGATCCGGAAATTGAAGTCTTTCGAGAAGCGCTGCCAATAACCGCCGCCCAGCGCCAGCAGAACCGGCAGCAGGCCGAACAGGGCGCCCCACCAGCCCAAGCTGGCGAGCACCACCAAACCTGCGGCCACCAGCAGCAGGACCAAGGTAAGTTCCGAAGCCACAATCGAGCCCAGGATCCGAGCCGGCGGAATCTGCAGCACTTGCTGTTCCGGTGCCTCTTCAACCGCAGTGGGGTTCTCCGGATCTACCCTGACCCCCGCAGCACGGGCCAGGATCGCTGCCCGCAACCGCTTGGCCTCGTCGAGCTTGAGGAAGGACAGCTTCATGGCGGACTTGCCGGAATCCGCGACTTCGAACTTCAGTTCGGCCAAACCGAAAATCCGGGCCAGCAGCGGCTGCACCACGTCGATCGCCTGCACCCGGTCGATCCGGGCCTGCCGCTGCTGCCGGAAAATGAACCCGGAATTGATCCGCACATGGTCATCGGTGACCTGATAGCGGGTGAAGTACCAACTGAGCACGAAGGCGACGCCGAACACCAGGACAGCGCCCCCCACGACGAGCGCCACGATCCACCAGGGGATTCCGGCCCCACCGGCGCGGCCCGAAATGCCTTCTTGGAACAGTTGCTCAAAGAAGCTGCGGCCGAAGATCACCGCGACCGCGACCACGGCCAACCAGCCCCGGATCGCGGGAGAGGCCGGGTGCACGCGGTGCCAATCGCTCGCGCTGTCGGTATGGAATCCCGGCTGTGGCACCGCAGGGGCAGCGAGCGGATCGGTCACAGCCCCGCCAATTTCGACTCGCCGAGTGCCGAAAGCTGCTCCCGCAGACGGGCTGCCTCTTCAGTCGGCAAGCCTTCGATCAAGGCATTCGTGCCAGGTGAGGCGGTGTGCAGCTTCAGCGTGGCCAAGCCCAAGGCCCGCTCCAGAGGCCCGACTCCGACGTCGACGTACTGCATCCGCCCATAAGGCACCACGAGGACCCTTTGGAAGAAAAGACCGCGGCGGATCAACAAATCGTCGTCGCGTTCCGCGAACCCGATCGCCCGGACTTGGCGCGGCACCAGCAGCAGTCGCCAGATCCGCACCGCGAAAGCCGCCAGCAGCAAAAGCCAGGCGAGCCAGATCGGGAACCCGGGCCACCAGCCGATCGCCTGGAAGAGCAGTGGAATCGCGAAAATGGCCATGACCAGCACGGTGCCCAGACCCTCGCGGAGCAAACGCAGCAACACCAGTTTCGGTGATACCCGCAACCACTGGATCCCTGTCGGATCGATCGGTTCCCGCATGTCCCGCTCCTTCAAAAGTGCCGTGCTCCGGCCTGTTGCATCGTGTCTGGAAAATCGAGTGGTGCCGGGCCAACGCGCCGACCCCGCTAGTGCCGCAGCCGCCGGTTCAGCGGGCGAACTCTTCGCCCCCGGCGCCCTCTTCACCCGGGCGCCGTTCTTTGGCCGCCGGATTGCCGTCGTCCGGTGGAATCCGGCAGAACCGCTCCACTACCAAACCGACCACGACCATCGCAGCGGAGCCGCCGATCAATACCAACGGCAAAGTCAGCACCCCGGCGCCGGCCCCATAGGCGATTGCGACCATGGCGTCCACCGCGACCCCGGCGTGCCAGCCCAACAACAAGGCACCAGCATAAGCACTGGCTTGGGCCAGCACTAGGGTCCGGGCGGCCAAAATCGGGTTGAGCTCCCGGTCCCGTTTGCCGTCCCGCCACCGGCGCACCCGCAAACCCAACACCAAAACGATCACGATGACCAGTCCCAGGGTGACCAAGGCGCTGTAGGGCAAGGCCGGCGTCGGCAAGCTGAACCGGTTGGTGAGCACCGTGGCCGACCAGCCTGCGGCAGCAGCGATCACGGCGATCACGGCGAGCCACAAGGGCCGGATAGTACGGAGCTGGGACTTCATGGCTTCCTCGGCTTGGAATCGGCAAAGCTATTGCATCAACGGTATCAATCCGGCCGGCTCGGCCCGGTCAACCGGCTTGGTTCACCCGGCATACCCGTCGAAGTCCTCGACGTCGTCCAAATCGCGGGCAGCGCCGGCCAGATCCCGGACCGGCATTCCGGACAGGGTGGCGTGCGGGTTCATCAAAAGCCACGGGACCAGCACGAAAGCACGCTCCGCGGCCCTGGGGTGCGGCAGGGTCAGTTCCGGATCGTCCTGCTGCAGATCGCCGTACACGATGATGTCCACGTCCAAGGTCCGCGGGCCCCATCGGACGACCCGCTCCCGGTGGTGTCTGGCCTCGACCGCTTGGCAGTGCGCCAGCAGCTCAACCGCAGACAATTCGGTTTCGACCTCCATCACCATGTTCAGGTAAGGAGGCTGGTCCGGCGGACCGCCGACCGCCTGGGTCTGCACCACCGGGGAGACGTCGCACAACCGCACCTGGGGATGTTCGACCAGGTCGGCCACGGCACTGGCCAGGGTTCCGGCCCGCTCGCCGAGGTTGGAGCCCAATGCGAGGATCGCGCGGACCGGCAATCCGCTCATCCCTGTTCCCGGTAAACCGTGACCGAGACATCTCCGAAGGGCACCTGGATCGGAGCTTTCGGCTTGTGCACCGTGATCTCCACTGCGGCGACCGGGAAGCCGGCCAGCAATTTCTGCGCGGTGCGCTCCGCCAAGGTCTCGATCAGGTCGAAGGGCTCGCCGGTGATCATCGCTTTGATCGCCTCGGCCACCTCGGCATAATTCGCAGTCTGGTCCAATTCGTCATTGGCCGACGCCGGCCGGACGTCGGTGAAGAGCACTGCGTCGACGATGAACGGTTGCCCGTCGCTCTTTTCGCGTTCGAACACCCCGTGGTGGCCGATCGCGGTC
Proteins encoded in this window:
- a CDS encoding PH domain-containing protein is translated as MTDPLAAPAVPQPGFHTDSASDWHRVHPASPAIRGWLAVVAVAVIFGRSFFEQLFQEGISGRAGGAGIPWWIVALVVGGAVLVFGVAFVLSWYFTRYQVTDDHVRINSGFIFRQQRQARIDRVQAIDVVQPLLARIFGLAELKFEVADSGKSAMKLSFLKLDEAKRLRAAILARAAGVRVDPENPTAVEEAPEQQVLQIPPARILGSIVASELTLVLLLVAAGLVVLASLGWWGALFGLLPVLLALGGGYWQRFSKDFNFRIATSPDGVRLHYGLLETRAQTIPPGRVQAVGISQGPVWRIFGWYRIHLNVAGYGDSQHENRSTLLPVGNLQDVFAVLGLIFADPGVPDPHDVFTAALRGTGTAGGFRHSPGRARWVDPIAWRRNAFRATETALLCRHGVFFRNLQVVPHERTQSLQLNQGPVQRLLGLADFELHSTPGPVKPVVHHMDLATARELFLAQAARAAKARRLARPERWMQSQDDQAEKPSGND
- the folK gene encoding 2-amino-4-hydroxy-6-hydroxymethyldihydropteridine diphosphokinase — protein: MSGLPVRAILALGSNLGERAGTLASAVADLVEHPQVRLCDVSPVVQTQAVGGPPDQPPYLNMVMEVETELSAVELLAHCQAVEARHHRERVVRWGPRTLDVDIIVYGDLQQDDPELTLPHPRAAERAFVLVPWLLMNPHATLSGMPVRDLAGAARDLDDVEDFDGYAG
- the panC gene encoding pantoate--beta-alanine ligase, with protein sequence MAITVVRSIADLRAASARLLADVPDRQASFGLVPTMGALHAGHAELAATSVAAETATVVSIFVNPLQFGDAKDLERYPRTLESDVELLESVGVDLVFAPSAEEMYPDGAPMVRVSAGSLGEVFEGASRPGHFDGALTVVSKLLHAAQPTVRAGYRAYFGQKDAQQLALVQRMVSDLNFPVEIVPVPTVRAADGLALSSRNRFLSAPEREASLVLSRALRELVGRAQRREPLDLESAVDLVRSVPGVDLDYFEVIDPKSFEPLAENCRDSPFQGSALAVLAAKVGAVRLIDNMPLVAG
- a CDS encoding Rossmann-like and DUF2520 domain-containing protein; the encoded protein is MTSERSGKPGRLGVGVIGAGKVGAVLGAALRAAGHAVVGVSAVSEASRDRAELLLPQVPILEIPDIVERAELVLLAVPDDALQPLVAGLAAVDAWQAGQLVAHTSGRFGVGVLAPARAAGAIPLAIHPAMTFTGHSLDLARLPDSSFGVTADVAMLPIAQALVVEMGAEPVPIAEADRALYHAALAHGANHLATLVAQSAELLGSIGVEHPERMLGPLLRAALENALSSGENALTGPVVRGDAGTVRAHVDALQESSAEVLDAYRAMAGITAARAVERGKLTIAQLSRIQAALAAHDDDSVEE
- a CDS encoding ribokinase; its protein translation is MKPSKKIVVVGSLNADLTIYCERLPQPGETIHGTDFRVLPGGKSANQAVAAGRLGAEVALIGAIGDDPNGQMLRESVSAAGVDVSSLRIVPEPTGVAVISVDRQGENSIIISAGANGVLRPEDLPAAAFEDAAVLCLCLEVPMESVLAAARAGRQAGATVLLNLSPYGPVPEELLQLTDVLLVNAHEAADLLGADPRHDWDAARSGFQARGIPRVLVTLGGDGAVVLDSTGPQPVVEIDAYRVSPIDTTGAGDAFTGAAAFRLADSATLQDAAQFASVAAALATTRKGAQASYPDAAEVNAALA
- a CDS encoding PH domain-containing protein, producing MREPIDPTGIQWLRVSPKLVLLRLLREGLGTVLVMAIFAIPLLFQAIGWWPGFPIWLAWLLLLAAFAVRIWRLLLVPRQVRAIGFAERDDDLLIRRGLFFQRVLVVPYGRMQYVDVGVGPLERALGLATLKLHTASPGTNALIEGLPTEEAARLREQLSALGESKLAGL
- a CDS encoding DUF3180 domain-containing protein produces the protein MKSQLRTIRPLWLAVIAVIAAAAGWSATVLTNRFSLPTPALPYSALVTLGLVIVIVLVLGLRVRRWRDGKRDRELNPILAARTLVLAQASAYAGALLLGWHAGVAVDAMVAIAYGAGAGVLTLPLVLIGGSAAMVVVGLVVERFCRIPPDDGNPAAKERRPGEEGAGGEEFAR
- a CDS encoding LacI family DNA-binding transcriptional regulator — its product is MVSPQSGPGKAPTPPARAPRVTAAEVAAKAGVSTATVSLVANGKTSGRVSAEIVARVAEAISELGYVVDSAGSSLATGAGNFVILIAPDISNAFYSQVITGIRAAIGPDYQLLLSVTGNGRFPAVRDVRKLLALRPAGLLVDAPSEQFLAELAATGPLVLLDAPGSGGTAPRVNFDVEAGAAELAGHLAACGHRTVAYLDSVTGTQTFQARRRAFRVTAEQLGIRVLDGAIPSTTIDLGAAAEAFAAAWPQLAAAGVTAVACATDTQAFGVLQAARKLGLAVPGALAVTGFDDLAFAGSSDPGLTTVRLPAAALGEAAGNQLKTLLAGRAPACTLINLATELVIRESTGLRT
- the folB gene encoding dihydroneopterin aldolase, which gives rise to MAAEQAADSAAVRDSPLARPDRITLSGVTAIGHHGVFEREKSDGQPFIVDAVLFTDVRPASANDELDQTANYAEVAEAIKAMITGEPFDLIETLAERTAQKLLAGFPVAAVEITVHKPKAPIQVPFGDVSVTVYREQG
- the uriT gene encoding uridine transporter UriT — translated: MSTPTNPARRPVATLMVALLTACVAFQLNASMLSPALLSMGQELKADQSVIGLSQTSFFTAAAVFSLFLPRLSDIVGRRRILVVMMVLMGLGSVVSALAPDVSWLFVGRIIQGVSGPTVPLCLIMLRSEVKDAKSYGTLLGVITAVNGGVAGVDSFVGGFMVEHFGFRSIFWLMVVLAAVAVLLVRTLTPESRPGAGTRMDWVGVFFIVVAVGALLTALNEAAKLAGAFDIGTLSFALLLLLLALAGFAGFWFTEKRSSHPMVEIRHLRQRATWAPLLTTTLTMTGIFAIINGIVPAYVQATGPGFGVGPTEMSLLILTPYALLGWLVGPFSGRLAPVFGYTRVLRIGLAGSLLALALIGFFGLNSLPLMVAGTALLGIAYAGCVNIMLNGLGVLLSPAGNPGFLPGMNAGAFNLGAGLSFLVMPTLLVSLAPVGGGAAYFAVVLIGIATTAVALATSFLIPKPVAAEVSA
- the uriH gene encoding uridine-preferring nucleoside hydrolase UriH, encoding MPPVAESKTVKKIILDCDPGHDDAVALLLAHGNPEIELLAVTTVVGNQTLPKVTRNALAVAAVAGITGVPFAAGCTRPLIRDIQVAPDIHGESGLDGPLLPEPEIELDARHAVDLIIETVLAHEPGTITLVPTGGLTNIAMAARKAPEIIGRVKEVVLMGGGYHVGNFSAVAEFNIAIDPEAAHIVFNAGWPVVMVGLDLTHQALATAEVAAQIAAVGTAPARFVGELLEFFGQAYKDVQGFEAPPVHDPCAVAYVIDPSIVKTRRTPVDIELAGGLTRGMTVADFRMPAPEDCRTSVAVELDHGRFWALVVDALERIGER